The genomic window GCCCGATTTTGCGAAGTGAAACCGTCTGCCCGGTGATGGCCTGCGCGAGCGTTTCGGCGAAGAGCTTGTGACCGGCCATGTTGGGATGAATCGTGTCACTGAGGAGCAGATTCCATTCGGCGGCATCGGCGGCGTGCACGGCCTCGAATGCGGCGAAGCAGTCGGCCACGGGCAGCGCCTCGTCCTTGGCCACATCGCGGATGGCCTGGGTGAATTCGGCGAGGCGCGCGCACGGGCGCTGCGGAGTCTCGACGACGGAATTCTGCGTGCAGAGAAGCACCTCGGCACCGGCCGCGCGGCAGCGTGCGATCATCTCGCGCAGGTTCTTTTTAAAGACATCCACCGGCGTGCCCACGAGATCGTTCATGCCAAACATGATCGTCACGAGGTGAGGCTTGCGGGAGAGGACATCGCGGTCGAGACGCTTGAGGCCGCCGGTGGTGGTGTCTCCGCTGATGCCCGCATTGTGCACGCTGAGCTTTGCCTGCGGGTGGAGCTGCTGCAGTGCGATCTGGAGCATCTCGGGATAGGCCCGGCGACCGCCGCTGTGATAATAGACACCGGTGATGCTGTCGCCGATGCAGACGATGCGCACAGGATCCTGCCCTGCGGCGAGGAGTGCGGCTGTTTTCAGCGGTGCTTCCGCCAGCAGGTGTGAGCAAACGCAGAGGAGAAGAAGGAGCGTGCGCATGGGATCATCAGGGCTGCTTGAGCCAGTCGAGCGTGATGCGGCGAATTCGCAGGCGGTTGAGAGCGCCCACCTTGCTGTCGCCAGCGCAGTAGCCGATGAGCATGGCATCGCCCACGAAGTGGATGGCGGTGTAGTGGTAGAGACCGTCGGGATCGCTCTCGATAAGCTTGCGTTTGGGCCAGGTCTTGCCGCCGTCGGTGGAGATGGCGGCGACGTAGGGATTGCGCTTCTTGGGCGGGAACGGGAACATGCCGGAGTGGTCGTTGTAGATGGCGAGGAGATCGCTGCTTCCTGGCAGACGCTTGATGCTGGCGGGGCCGTTGGGAGATTTCATCTCGGTGGGCACGGGCGGAGAGAAGGTCTTGCCCGCATCGGTGGAGTAGAAGCCGTACTGCGCGCCCTGATCTGTGCGGCACCAGGAGAAGAGGCCGCCGTCTGCCAGCTCCACCACACCGGGCTCCTGCAGGCCGCTGCCGCTGCGCACGGCCATGGCCCACCAGCTTGAGGACTCCGTCCAGGTGGCTCCTTCATCATCGGAATAGATCCACATGGCGATGGCGCGTGCGTCCCAGGATTTGCTGCTCTCGGGGTCGGTGCCGCGTGAGCGGTGAAAGGCGAGCGGGATGACGATGCGGCCCTTGCTGGTCTGGATGACGCGGTCGTTGTTCATCACGAAATAACCCGGCGCCTGCAGCACGAGCTTTGGCTGGCTCCAGGTCTCGCCTTCATCGGTGGAGATGCGCATGTGCGGGCGGCAGTCGATCCAGCTATTTTTGATGCAGTAAAACATGGCCAGCTTGCCGCTGGCGAGGCGCAGAAGAGAGACGCTCATCACGTTGTCGCCGCCAGTGTTTTCCACCACGGTCACAGGCTGGCTCCAGGTGCGGCCCTGGTCGTCTGAATGAATGCGCACGATGCGCGCGGGGCTCTCGTCTCCAGCGCCGCCGTAGAAGTGCGAGTAGCAGAAGATGATGCGGCCGGAGGCGAGCGTGGCGAAGGAGCCTTCCGAATTGCGCGGGTTGTCCTTGGTGGGATCGAGATTGAGCGTGATGGTGCTGTCCGCATGCGCCAGAAGAGCGGCAGTCAGGAAGAGGAGGAGGCGTTTCATGGAAGTGTGATTGGTGAAATGAAAAAGGCAGGCGGCTACCACTCGCCCTGGCGAGAGAAGCGGGCTTTGAGATTGCGGCCGAACTGGGCGATGGACTGCTCCAGACCGGCGAGCGCCTGCGCGGTGCTGAGACCTTCGCAACTGCGCGCCGCTGGAATGACCGTGGTGCATTCGTTTTCATCCATGAAGCGCGCGGCCTCCAGCAGGCCAGGCTGCTCCTCGGGAGGAATGACGAGGAAGCCGTGCTTGTCGGCATGGATGAGATCGTCCGGCTTGACGGTGCGGCCAAAGACCTCGACCTCGCAGCCCCAGCGCACGGGGTGGACGTGCGCGTGGCCCACGCAGAGGCGGCGGGCGAGCGCCTTGAACCCGGCGCTGGTCATTTCATCTAGATCGCGGATGGCTCCGTCTGTGATGGTGCCCACGCAGCCGAGCGCGCGGAACATGTTGGCGCTGACCTCGCCCCAGGTGGAGCCAAGCACACGCGGCTTGTCGAGATCCTGCACGACGATGATCTTGGGCCCGGGCACGCTGGCGATGTACTGGCGAAACTCCGCGCCCGCATTTGGATTGGCGGTGCGGTGGGCTGCATTCGAGGGCTCGATGACGAGGGTGACGGCGTAGCCCACCATGGGGCCCATCTGCGGCATGAAGTCGTGGGTTTCCTCGATGTTGAAGGCGTCGGCTCCGGCATCGCGCCGGGTGATCTGCTCCCAGCCGTTGTAGATGGTGGGGGTGTTCCAGCGCTTGAGCTGAAGCAGGTCGCTGTGAGACAGGGGGCGTGCTTTTGCGGTGTCGGCCATGAGGTGAAAACAGGCGGTTGAAACGATTTGCCACAAGGCTGCGTTTCTGGTCTGTTGTCCAAACCAGATGCAAACCGACGCTTCATCCAGCCCGCGCCTGCCGCAGCGCGTCTCCCTCGTGACGCAGACGGCGCAGAGCCTGCGGGAGTCCATGCTGGCCGGACACTGGCAGGGGCACCTGCCCGGAGAGCGCGAGCTGTGCGCACGCCTGCAGGTAAGCCGCCACACGCTGCGTGCGGCGCTGCAGATGCTGCAGCGGGAAGGCACGCTGGAGGTGGCGGACCGGCAGCGGCGGCGCATCAAGACCGCCACGGGAAAAACGAAGACGTCTCACTCGCACGTCATCGCGCTCATCTCCCCGCGCCCGCTGCAGGAGATGTCGCAGTCCACGGTGGTGATGGTGGATGAGCTGCGTGACCAGCTCTCCCGCGTGGGCTTCAGCTTCGAGATTCATGTGAGCACCGCGTGCTTTTCCTCCAAGCCCGCCCGCGCGCTGGAGGCGCTGACCACGCGATCTCCCGCAGCAGCGTGGCTGATCTTTGGCGCGCTGGAGCCGGTGCAGAGCTGGTTTGTGCGGCATCAGCTGCCCAGCCTGGTGGTGGGATCGTGCGCACCGGGGGTGAGCCTGCCGTCCATCGACACCGACTACCGCGCACTCTGCCGCCATGCGGGCGGCATGCTGTGCGCCAAAGGGCACCGGCACATCGTCCTCCTGCGGCCCAGCGGTGACTACGGTGGCGACCTGCAGAGCGAGCAGGGGCTGCGCGAGGCCCTGGCCGCGAGCCATGCGCCGCCACCACAGGTCATCCTGCATGACGGCACCGCCGCCAACATCTGCGCGCTGCTGGACAAGGCGCTGCGCTCCGCCCGCCCGCCCACGGCCTTTGTGGTGGCGCGCGCCATCCATGTGCTGACGGTGATGATGTTTCTGATGCAGCGCGGCAAGCGCATCCCGCAGGACATCGCAGTGATCTCCCGGGATGACGAAACCTTCATGCAGCATGTGGTACCCAGCGTGACGCGCTACGCCCCTGGCAGCGGCCAGTTTGCCCGCAACGTATGCAAGGCTGCTCGCCAGCTGGCAGAGACCGGTGGCCTGCCGCCCAAAGCCATACGACTGATGCCGAAGATGATTCGCGGCGAGACGCTGTGATCTCACCAAGAGGTCCAGCCGCCATCCACGGCCAAATTTTGACCGGTGATGAATGAGGAGGCATCGCTGAGGAGAAAGGTCACGGCACCGGCGATCTCCTCCGCCTGCCCCACACGGCCCAGCGGCACTTTTTGAGCGAGGCGCTGCACGAAGTCCGGCTGCTGCACCTGGATGGAGGGATTGGGAAAAGGGCCGGGAGAAATGCTGTTGCATCGGATGCCCTGACGGCCCCAGTGGACGGCGAGGTAGCGCGCGAGCTGCTGCACGCCCGCCTTTCCCACGCCGTACTCAACGGGGTTGGGATTCATCGGAGCGGCATACACCGAGGGGTCTGGTGACACGCTGCCATACATGCTGGAAAAGAGCACCACACTTCCCCTGCCCTGCTCCGCCATGTGCCGCCCCACAGCACGTGCCAGCGTAAAGGTGGCGGTAAGGTTGCCGTGATTGGCCATGTCAAAGTCCGCCGCAGTCAGATCGTCAAAGCGCTTGGCCGTCGAGGCATAAGTCATGACTACCAGGCCCTGCGGCACGCCGTGGGCGGCGATGCGCGAGTCCACAAAGGCCTCAACGGCGGCGATGTCTGCCGCATCCAAGGAGGCTGCCTCCACCTGCGTCTGCAAGCTTTTGGCAGCCAGCATTTCCTCCGCCCGTCCTGGCAAATCCACGCAGAGCACGCGGGCCTGCATTTCCGCGAGCTGGGCCACGACCGCCGCGCCGAGATAACCGGCGCCGCCAAAGACCCAGATTGAGCGTCCCTTGAGATCAAAAGGATGTGGGGAAGACATGAGCCGTATCATGCACGGCTCATGCCTGCCTACTCAAGGCTGTGCTACTGGTCTGTTGTCCATGC from Prosthecobacter vanneervenii includes these protein-coding regions:
- a CDS encoding SGNH/GDSL hydrolase family protein codes for the protein MRTLLLLLCVCSHLLAEAPLKTAALLAAGQDPVRIVCIGDSITGVYYHSGGRRAYPEMLQIALQQLHPQAKLSVHNAGISGDTTTGGLKRLDRDVLSRKPHLVTIMFGMNDLVGTPVDVFKKNLREMIARCRAAGAEVLLCTQNSVVETPQRPCARLAEFTQAIRDVAKDEALPVADCFAAFEAVHAADAAEWNLLLSDTIHPNMAGHKLFAETLAQAITGQTVSLRKIGPPAPVLPHVFARIKAAQPVRVLAMPPYDEIIANALKELTPGVEVSVTSWPVAGQSLAQLEASARKVRSMTQDLVIIAVPADLPLKDQAQFHHDYSWIMNWSLSFGPQQWDVVVALPSVAKPALTPEESRHEAFARRLIQAQDLSMIARRSGDHSLPFKILCDWLAHHQP
- a CDS encoding sialidase family protein — its product is MKRLLLFLTAALLAHADSTITLNLDPTKDNPRNSEGSFATLASGRIIFCYSHFYGGAGDESPARIVRIHSDDQGRTWSQPVTVVENTGGDNVMSVSLLRLASGKLAMFYCIKNSWIDCRPHMRISTDEGETWSQPKLVLQAPGYFVMNNDRVIQTSKGRIVIPLAFHRSRGTDPESSKSWDARAIAMWIYSDDEGATWTESSSWWAMAVRSGSGLQEPGVVELADGGLFSWCRTDQGAQYGFYSTDAGKTFSPPVPTEMKSPNGPASIKRLPGSSDLLAIYNDHSGMFPFPPKKRNPYVAAISTDGGKTWPKRKLIESDPDGLYHYTAIHFVGDAMLIGYCAGDSKVGALNRLRIRRITLDWLKQP
- a CDS encoding GntR family transcriptional regulator, with amino-acid sequence MQTDASSSPRLPQRVSLVTQTAQSLRESMLAGHWQGHLPGERELCARLQVSRHTLRAALQMLQREGTLEVADRQRRRIKTATGKTKTSHSHVIALISPRPLQEMSQSTVVMVDELRDQLSRVGFSFEIHVSTACFSSKPARALEALTTRSPAAAWLIFGALEPVQSWFVRHQLPSLVVGSCAPGVSLPSIDTDYRALCRHAGGMLCAKGHRHIVLLRPSGDYGGDLQSEQGLREALAASHAPPPQVILHDGTAANICALLDKALRSARPPTAFVVARAIHVLTVMMFLMQRGKRIPQDIAVISRDDETFMQHVVPSVTRYAPGSGQFARNVCKAARQLAETGGLPPKAIRLMPKMIRGETL
- a CDS encoding RraA family protein, producing the protein MADTAKARPLSHSDLLQLKRWNTPTIYNGWEQITRRDAGADAFNIEETHDFMPQMGPMVGYAVTLVIEPSNAAHRTANPNAGAEFRQYIASVPGPKIIVVQDLDKPRVLGSTWGEVSANMFRALGCVGTITDGAIRDLDEMTSAGFKALARRLCVGHAHVHPVRWGCEVEVFGRTVKPDDLIHADKHGFLVIPPEEQPGLLEAARFMDENECTTVIPAARSCEGLSTAQALAGLEQSIAQFGRNLKARFSRQGEW
- a CDS encoding SDR family oxidoreductase, giving the protein MSSPHPFDLKGRSIWVFGGAGYLGAAVVAQLAEMQARVLCVDLPGRAEEMLAAKSLQTQVEAASLDAADIAAVEAFVDSRIAAHGVPQGLVVMTYASTAKRFDDLTAADFDMANHGNLTATFTLARAVGRHMAEQGRGSVVLFSSMYGSVSPDPSVYAAPMNPNPVEYGVGKAGVQQLARYLAVHWGRQGIRCNSISPGPFPNPSIQVQQPDFVQRLAQKVPLGRVGQAEEIAGAVTFLLSDASSFITGQNLAVDGGWTSW